AGAAGATATAGATTGTGTTTATTGTGGCGATATCGCTGCTGCTGTTGGTCTGAAGGATGTAAGAACCGGAGATACGCTTTGCGACGAAAACAGTCCGGTGGTTCTTGAGAAGATGGTTTTTCCTGAGCCGGTTATCGAGATTGCTATCGAGCCTAAAACCAAGAGCGATTCCGACAGACTCGGTATGTCACTCGCCAAGCTTGCAGAAGAGGATCCGACCTTCAAGGTGAAAACTGATGATGAGACGGGTCAGACGCTTATTGCCGGTATGGGTGAACTGCATCTTGAGATTCTGGTTGACCGTCTGAAACGTGAGTTCAAGGTTGAGGCCAACGTAGGCAAGCCGCAGGTTGCTTACCGTGAAACGATAAGAAAGTCTGTGGAGTTTGAAGGTAAGTTTGTTCGTCAGTCCGGCGGTAAAGGTCAGTTTGGTTTGGTCGTTCTCCGCGTTGAGCCGCTTGAAGAGGGCAAGGGATATGAATTTGTTGATGCTGTAAAGGGTGGAGTTATCCCGAGGGAGTATATTCCGGCTGTTAATGCTGGTGTTCAGCAGGCGATGAAGAGTGGTGTTGTTGCAGGCTTCCCGATGCAGGATATCAAGGTTACACTTCTGGATGGCAAGTATCATGAGGTTGACTCTTCGGAAATGGCATTCAAGATCGCTGGTTCCATCGGTTTCAAGGGTGGCGCAAAGAAAGCTGATCCGGTTTTGCTTGAGCCGATCATGAAGGTCGAGGTTGTTACGCCTGATGAGTATCTTGGTGATGTCATGGGTGATTTGTCGAGCCGTCGTGGTCATATCGAAGGCATGGGGCAGAGGGCAGGAGCCCAGTTTGTCAACGCCAAGGTTCCGCTTTCAGCAATGTTCGGATATTCGACCGACTTGCGTTCGATGAGTCAGGGAAGAGCGAATTATTCCATGGAGTTTGATTGTTATCGCGAAGTTCCACGCAGTATTGCGGAAGCTTTGCAGGAGAAGAGGACGAGCAAGGATTCGGACTAAGCGAGGCGATGGCTGTACCAGTTTTAATTACTACAAACAATAACAGATAACCGACACGGAGATAAGTTATGGCAAAAGAGTCCTACAAAAGGGATAAACCCCATGTCAATATAGGAACCATTGGTCACGTTGATCATGGCAAGACAACCTTGACCGCAGCGATTACTTCGGTTCTCGCCAAGCAGGGACTTGCTGCAGCGCGTGACTTCGGCAGTATCGACAAGGCTCCTGAAGAGAGAGAGCGTGGTATTACCATTTCAACAGCGCACGTTGAGTACCAGACAAAAAAGCGTCACTATGCGCATATTGACTGTCCTGGTCACGCTGATTACATTAAAAACATGATCACTGGTGCAGCCCAGATGGATGGCGCCATTCTTGTTGTTGCAGGTACTGATGGTCCTATGCCTCAGACTCGCGAGCACATCCTGCTTGCCCGTCAGGTAAACGTCCCTTCACTTGTTGTTTTCCTGAACAAAGTTGATATTGCTGACCCTGAACTTATCGAGCTTGTTGAGCTTGAGCTGAGAGAGCTTTTGACTCAGTACAATTTCCCTGGTGATGATATTCCGATTGTCAAGGGTTCCGCACTGAAGGCTCTTGAAGGTGATCCTGAAGGTGAAAAGGCAATTATGGAGCTTATGGATGCAGTTGATTCCTTTATCCCTGATCCAGTTCGCGACATTGACAAGCCGTTCCTGATGCCGGTCGAAGATGTTTTCTCTATTTCTGGTCGTGGTACTGTTGGTACCGGCAGAATTGAGAGAGGCCGTATCAAGATCAACGAAGAGGTTGAAATCGTCGGTCTGAGACCTACACGCAAATCGGTCGTTACCGGTATCGAAATGTTCCAGAAGCTTCTTGATGAAGGTCAGGCTGGTGATAACGCTGGTCTTCTTCTCCGTGGTGTTGATAAAACAGAACTTGAGCGTGGTATGGTTATTGCCAAACCGGGCACCATCAAGCCGCACACCAAGTTCAAGGCTGAGGTCTATATTCTGAAGAAGGAAGAGGGTGGCCGTCATACACCGTTCTTTAACGGTTACCGTCCCCAGTTCTATTTCCGTACAACAGATGTTACCGGTTCTGTAACGCTGCCTGAAGGTGTCGAGATGGTTATGCCTGGTGACAACCTTGGTGTTGAAGTCGAGTTGCTTGCCCCGATCGCTATGGATGAGGGCCTGCGTTTTGCTATTCGTGAAGGTGGTCGTACCGTTGGTGCGGGTTCCGTTACCACGATTATTGAATAAGAAGAGTGTATGGCGTCCCGGGACGGGGTCGTAAATCCCGTCCCTTTTTTATTGATAACACGAAACAGGGTTGACAAGTGGCTGTACAGCAAAAGATAAGAATCAAGCTCAAGTCTTACGACCATAGCCTGGTTGATAAGTGGGCTCTAAGGATTATTGATGTGGTCAAGCAGACGGATGCTATTATCTTTGGTCCAATACCGCTGCCTACAAAATCGCATGTTTACACCGTAAACCGGTCTCCGCATGTCGACAAGAAGTCCCGTGAGCAGTTTTCATTCTCCTCTCACAAGAGGTTGATTGAAATTATAAACCCGACATCCAGAACCATTGATATGCTGATGAAGCTCGAACTTCCAAGCGGCGTTGATGTTGAAATTAAGTCTTAAAGAATTAGAAAAGATAATCATATGGGTGCGATTCTTGGAAAAAAAATCGGCATGACCCGTTTATTCAATGAGAAACGCGAGGCGGTATCCTGCACGATTATCCAGGCAGGTCCATGCTTTGTAACACAGGTTAAACGTGCAGATAAAGAGGGTTACGACGCTTATCAGATTGGTATTGGAGAAAGGAAAGAGAAGAAGGTAAGCAAACCGTTACAGGGTCATTACAAAAAAGCAGGCGTTGCGCCGGGTTTCAAGTTGGCTGAGTTTGATTTTAAGGAACTGAATCAGGAGCTTGAGCTGGGCAGTGCTGTAAGTGTTGAATCGTTCACCGAAGGTGAGAAGGTCAATGTTCTCGGAGTCTCAAAAGGAAAAGGTTTTGCCGGTGTCATGAAACGTCACAATTTCAGTGGCGGTCAGAGAACACATGGTCAGTCTGACAGGCAGAGAGCGCCAGGATCTGTTGGTGGTTCATCCGATCCATCGAGGGTTTTCAAGGGTACCAGAATGGCCGGACGAATGGGTTCAGACAATATTACGGTACGGAATCTTGTGATTTTCAAGATCATGCCTGAGTCTAACCTTATTGTTATCAAGGGATCGGTGCCGGGCCCAAAGAACTCCTATGTCAAGATTGTTTCTACAAAAAAGTAAATGCTGAATGCACGAAGCTATGGAACTTAAAGTCTTAAATACCGGCGGTACTGAAACCGGGGAAGTGGTAACGCTCCGTGACGATATATTCGGCGCTGAAATATCTGAACATGCGATGTACCTCGACGTCAAGTCGATT
The DNA window shown above is from Pelodictyon phaeoclathratiforme BU-1 and carries:
- the tuf gene encoding elongation factor Tu; translated protein: MAKESYKRDKPHVNIGTIGHVDHGKTTLTAAITSVLAKQGLAAARDFGSIDKAPEERERGITISTAHVEYQTKKRHYAHIDCPGHADYIKNMITGAAQMDGAILVVAGTDGPMPQTREHILLARQVNVPSLVVFLNKVDIADPELIELVELELRELLTQYNFPGDDIPIVKGSALKALEGDPEGEKAIMELMDAVDSFIPDPVRDIDKPFLMPVEDVFSISGRGTVGTGRIERGRIKINEEVEIVGLRPTRKSVVTGIEMFQKLLDEGQAGDNAGLLLRGVDKTELERGMVIAKPGTIKPHTKFKAEVYILKKEEGGRHTPFFNGYRPQFYFRTTDVTGSVTLPEGVEMVMPGDNLGVEVELLAPIAMDEGLRFAIREGGRTVGAGSVTTIIE
- the rpsJ gene encoding 30S ribosomal protein S10; translated protein: MAVQQKIRIKLKSYDHSLVDKWALRIIDVVKQTDAIIFGPIPLPTKSHVYTVNRSPHVDKKSREQFSFSSHKRLIEIINPTSRTIDMLMKLELPSGVDVEIKS
- the rplC gene encoding 50S ribosomal protein L3; the protein is MGAILGKKIGMTRLFNEKREAVSCTIIQAGPCFVTQVKRADKEGYDAYQIGIGERKEKKVSKPLQGHYKKAGVAPGFKLAEFDFKELNQELELGSAVSVESFTEGEKVNVLGVSKGKGFAGVMKRHNFSGGQRTHGQSDRQRAPGSVGGSSDPSRVFKGTRMAGRMGSDNITVRNLVIFKIMPESNLIVIKGSVPGPKNSYVKIVSTKK